The following is a genomic window from Bactrocera tryoni isolate S06 chromosome 2, CSIRO_BtryS06_freeze2, whole genome shotgun sequence.
CAAAACCAATTTTGACGATTGAGGTGCTGTTGGAAAGAGGATTTTCTTGCGCCGTATATTGCATATAACTATTAGATGTATAGGCAACGTGGTATTCGAAAATAAACTGTATAATGAACATTCACTGCAACTTCttgtttatagtttttaattgcaATGTATACGTGATATTGATTGAATTCACCTGTCAAAATCatgtattttccaaaaattactgatattttaacaaaaataaagaccCATTCTCTTCCCAGAAACCCTTGTACACAGATTCACATTTCAGTATCCTTAAACCCAAGTCCTAAAACCTAACGTAAGGAGCGATTGCTCTTAAAGCTATTTAATTTTCTACCAAGCATTACAAAACTATTTccctttgtttttttttttaatgtgtttgtattttaataatacTCGCTCTTTGTTTGTTGTGTCGTTTTAACATTAGAAATTTACTAAAGCTCTGATTTAACACATTTAGCTTCACATAGTTGGCTACGGCATAGTTTACAATGTACTCTATTAGTCAAATTGTGTTTACAAGCTTTATTACAATAACACTAACATCGTAATTTACTTTGCAATGATGGTATATTTTGTAGATTTGAATTGCTTTAGACTTATTAAATAACTGCAGAGGCAGTACTATTTCACACTATTAgcttatttgatttatttccaCTTCTTGTTTTCATAATCCCAGTTGGAGGCCAAACCAGTAACCGGATTGACTTCCAAGTCAAGCATACGCTTCAATTGCGCCTTCTTGTGCTCATCATCGAAGGTGACTGGCAAGTCATCGTAAACTAAATGGTAAATGTATTATGAGTAAAAGTTTAATTTAGTTATAGCATATAAACGTACCGAAAAGGTTCATGAGAACTGCAATCCAAATGGCCATGCTGACGAATATGAGACCAATACCCAAATGCTGTTTCCATTCACCGGTTGGCGCTTGGATTTCAGCGAAAGTTTGGCAGAAACTGGCACGGTATAAAGCCTTAATTTCTTCAGGGCTCAATTTTTTCCAATCTTGCTTCTCTTTTTCGCGCAGAGCCTTAATTTCATTGTTGGGCTCACGGAAGCGAATGGCCGGCATTGGGTAGTCCGTGCGATCGGCGTAGCAAGCGGTACCGTTCCAGCCGTAGCCGACGATTTCGCGGTTGCCAATTTTATCCAATGTATGTACGGATGCAATGCTTCCCGTTTGGGTATTTTTAAGCAATTGCTTCAACAGCTGACGCTGCATGGACATGCTGAAACCACGGAGAGCCATTTTGTATGcctggaaataataaaaacaaaaatatgagtAATTAGTTGCATCATAAAGATAtaaggtaaaaatattaaataaatttgttgaaatagtTGCAGCGGTTAACAGTCAGACGGACGGTTTGATGACGGCGAAGAGGTTATGTAACCTTTATCATAAATCGTTTATTACTCGATTCAcgtcatatgtaaaataaggAAGGCTCCTTACAAGCCAAACAAATGTATTCTTAATACAAAAATCTCAGTTATAAGTTcgctttttcaaaatattttcaataatctACAAAATTAATAACAGAAAACCCGCAGCGAGTGTTACACAACCAAATAGCTCAATTTTATTCAAGCTTCTGCGCCCGTCCGCGGTCCACTAATTTACtgtgtaataaatttaattaatatacttTAAGAAGTGTTTGCTATTAGCAATATTTATGagtaaatcaaaacaaataaaattttatagaaaccTTTAATGAGGCCTTACTTTTTCCACTTGCTTGACTTGTGAGGTAAGATTCGCGGAATATGACAGATGCAATGCGGCGAGTAGTGTAAAACACTCGTTGAAAGTTGCACGAGTAACTACAAGAAAATCAATAAACACATGCCACAGGGTTGTATTTTCttcatattatttgttttaagacattttcataactttaatcaataatgtaaatatatgtttcTTGACAAAAATGTTATAAGCAGCATTTTGTGCCCGTAAAAACTTGTGCACAATCAGAGCAATATTTCAACGACTAAGGGTCTAGTTCTCAaatatatagacagacggacaaatCGACGGACGTAGCTTCCTAAATTTACTCAGAACGAATATTCCTGCTGAGAGTTAGTTCTTGGGATTATAAGACGAGTTAAGGAAGCAGTCGAGAATGGACTCTCAATTCATCAGAAAGTTGGATAATGAGAAAATTGAAGAATAGTGTGTATTGTCCAATAATGTTTGATAACAgctaacaaattttattttaatatttcttactGATTGCTTGTGACCTATCTGAAAGACTAAGATCGTACTGGTACCGGAAGGTATTCACCGATTTAGTCTACATTATGAAAGATAAAGTCattagatttattgagagatttCAGTTAAAATCTCTTTGAGTTTTTTGTGGTCCATTTGGCAATTCTCACTGAAACTCCTGTGTACTTGTGATCGTTTACCCCTTTCTTGAACAAAGGCATTAAGAGTTGCTGGAGGCCCTTAAGTCATTAAGctccctaaaagtatgcaatatataACTAAAGGAAGACAATCTCCTTCATAATTAAACCCTTTGTTTACTACCGATGCATAGATACGGTAAGTTCATGTGTGCTATCTAGATCAAGTAAGACttcattagaaataaaaatgcaaagatACTAACGTtcctttaatatacatatgtacttacttaCAGGTTAACCTTGAAATATGTATTagaataattttacataacaTTACATTTCAGtaagtatctatgtatgtatgtatatgagtatgcCATGTGGCTATATTGGTATAAATAGATACACATtatctaagtatgtatgtaggacatatacatatttacaatatattatagggtgatccatttcgaggttccctacatttttacagaaaaaacaaagaaacttcaaatttaattaatttcatttgaaagaacattattttgcatttactttttgaagattatctctttcaaatgttggcctcggctacgtcttagatgttccatccgttgagtccatttcgactggtaactggtgacTGACACGCGTGGTGTTTTTCTCCAAGGCTTGCgtcgaagtgggattgtccgcTTAGACTTTAGACTAATATTtacccacaggaaatagtctaacgttGCAATATCACAACATCTTGCGATCGAGCGGCCTTAAATTTGAaactatctgctcaccgaagtgttctcccaataaaaccattgattgatgcgatgtgtggaaaatggcgccgtcttgtaaacaccaaatgtcgccgacatcaggagcttcaatttcaggcatcaaatagtcggctaTCATGGCGCTATATcgtcgccattgatggttatGTTCTCACTGGCGCCATTTTTGCAgcaatatagaccgatgattccaccggcctacaaactacaccaaaccttAGTTTTTTTCTAGAAGAAGCGGTAGCTGTTGAATCTCTTTAGTTTGcccttcgtcccaaatgtgacaattttaAGTTCTCAATCGGTATTAGCCATCccggaaaaaaattttgctcgaaaacgtcggatcgtcttggaacttttcaagagcccgtaGAGCGacgcgatgtcgcttgggaaggtcgagcggcttcagttctggcactagctgtattttgtacgctttcaatttcagATCTAGAAGTAAAATGCGCCaatcgttccatacgttagtccgagttgctgcgaatggcgccgaatggtctctccatggtcttcgtgtacattctTAGCTATGGCTgccgtatttttttttactccgTGCTGGACGTGGGGGTCGAATATTActtaataatgaatgctgggtctcaaaatgggtgatggtgttgcgaataatacGCTCAGCAGGCCGATTAGGTTGACCATAAGTGTAGCGAGGCgggcgaaacacattctttacagaacgtgaattttcgtaacaaagttgaacgatttgtaaatgtttaggcgtaagtttttccatgatgaaatgccaaacgaTACTGAACAAAACTAACCTGACACcttgacacgactcatgcgtgatctgtcaaaaacaaCGCTATTGAAAATAGtgtctctacttggatcacccgtgaTATACACCCCATGTAAGTTGGctaaaatgcaaatttctttaatatagaGCATTTCTAGAAAACAAGAACGCAGTAAGCTCGAATGCGAAGCGCGAAAGCTGCGCTGCAGCACGATATCAGCTCTGTCATCAGTGGAACTCaatgcataaaataatttacactGGAACTTGACCGCATTGAACTTTCatatttaacaactttttttttattaaatatgtatattcattataATGATTTATTCAGCGCTCTTTGCTTGTAAACATTGTCTGCGCGCTATTGAGCGTTTTCTGCGTAGCGTAGACGATAACCATACGAATcgtgtattaaaaaattactagGCGCTAATTTAGTACGAATTGAGGCGTGTTAGAAGTTAGAGGctgtttgaaaatataaaaatactgaGAATTACATACAAATTGTTTTGGTAAATAGAATTATTTGAGCTTCGACGACGTGACAATAAATGTTTAAGGGAGACACAATGTTGCTATGCTATTTGCTGGTCAGCTCGCAGGTTAGTGTGAATATACAAAAGCTAATGCGAAATATCAACATAATTATTGTCTGATTTGTATATCTGTACATTTGTGTGCGCAGCTTATCAGCGTCTTACCCCAAGCAAGTGACTCGAGCCGTTCGCCAGAAGCGTTTAAAGATGCGCAACTTAAAACTGAATCAGCTGCTTCCACTAACGCatacaacaacgccaacaataaCATTATTATTGCACATGGCGAAAACACCAGCAGCAACagcgacaataacaacaatagtgGCAACAAAGTTTACGCTGATGAATGGAGCGATCGTGATAAACTACTCTTCTACACGCTCGAGCAGTTCGCACTACTCTCCAACTTTACGGTCGAACATGGTACCGAAGTTTTACGCAACGTACTCAAAGATGCGGCCACACTAATGGAGCCCACCGCCTCTTTATTAGCACACCTGGGCAATTTTTCCGATTACGTCGCACGCGCTGACAATGTGAAGAAAATGGGCGAAGACGAAAAGGTGGGCGAACTATACGACATGGTCGTATTATTTACCGAGCTGGTAGAGCGGCATAATACGACGGCGCTCGGGAATGCCACAACAGAGAATATGTACTTGGAGATGTCGTTGAAGAAGAATGGTTTGGATAAGTTACAGGTGGATTTTTTAGAACGCTTTCTCGTCTTCAGCGAGAAGTTTAACGCTCGTGTGGATAGTTATTTGACAAAGTTAACGGCCGAACAGCGGGCGAGTGAACGCAAAATGATCGAATGGCAACATGCGTTCAATGCCGAAACGGACGCGGAGAAGAAAGTGGAGATCTTTGCCAAGTTTTTCGAGTTGTACGCTTGAGCGTCTGCGCGTatgtaaaatgaatttaaacAATTACAATTAACAATACTAATTATTAATGCatgtgttaattaattaattattgctaCTGTTTTAATTGCTGGAGTGAGCGTGTGTGCGAATTATATAAGCATTTTTAAGCAATTAGCAATGCAAGTGTTGAGAAATTACCATCACCGAGAATACTAAtagtaaagttaaaaaaactgaCAATAGAATGTTGTTTAAACTGTTTCTAATAAAcagttaaatattatattatataataaataaataaatatgtaccgaaaaatactcaaaaataataaaaaaatagtttaagtgAATACGTTTTAATATTGCTGAGTGCCTTTAGATggctattaataaaaatatttcacccATAGGGTTATATTCACTTGTGCATTAGTAAAAATAGACGTATTTTGCTTATGTGGtattcgtatgtacatacacttatGGACAAAATAATAGGTGTAAACAGTTTTTACTtaatgattttgaaatatttataatcaaaacaattttattattaaactcatttttttaaagaagaaaatcaAGGTATCTTTTATACCGTTCACGGTTTTTAATAACCTATATATTCTCCAtgcttttcataagttttcctATTCAATTTGACATTTATCTTTGGCAAGTTTCCAATGGAGTATCATCCCATAGCATCTCTTCTTTCCAATCTACTCTTAAGGCCACTCCACATGTTCTCAATCGAGTTGGGCTCAAACGATTGACTAGGCCATTGCATACAGATCACATTTGCGTTACTGAACCAATCAGATACCAATCTCGatgttttgggtcgttatctTGTGGACAACACCATCTCAGCGGCATGTTTTCTTCAGCATATGATTTTGCAAAATATCTCTCTGTACTCAAAGGCGGTCATTGTGTTCcttattcaaaataaaagacCAACGCCTTGCCAGGAGAAACATCCCTTCATCAATATGTTTACACTTCCAAGTTTAATTGCCTTTGTGGTGTATCTACAATCAATTTTTTACCTTTAGGTTCGCGGACAGTTATTTCACATCcattttcgtaaatattaatattaacttCATCACTGAAAAAATAACTATTTCTCCACTTTTTTCTCCTGTGGGACCATATCACTTTTTATGTTCAGAAAAGCAAAATCTTTTCCCTTCTGTATGTGGATCTTTCGTAGAAGTAGAATTTTTCTGTCTTTGCGTTCACTAATCGACGTCGAAGGGTCCGCGAGCTAACATTTAGTCCAACTTACGCTGCAATTTTGTGGTGAAGTCACAAAAGGGCAATTTTTTCCTATGAGAAATATACGGCGATCATCAATCAGGTCAGGTTTTCTTGGACGATCACGAGCTTCCCTTTCGTTAGGTTACAAAGTTTTCCGAAACtcctaatatatttatactctcgcaacaatgttgctaacgagagtattatagttttgttcacataacggttgtttgtaagtcctaaaactaaaagagtcagatatagggttatatataccaaagtgatcagggtgacgagtagagtcgaaatccggatgtctgtctgtccgtccgtccgtctgtccgtccgtccgtgcaagcagtaacttgagtaaaaattgagatatcatgatgaaccttggtacacgtattccttggctccataagaaggttaagttcgaaaatcggcccactgccacacccacaaaatggcggaaaccgaaaacctataaagtgtcataactaagccataaataaagatattaaagtgaaatttggcacaaagaatcgcattagggaggggcatatttggacgcaattgttttggaaaagtgggcgtggccccgccccctactaagttttttgtacatatctcggaaactactatagctatatcaaccaaactctatagagtcgtttccttcagatatttccatatacaattcaaaaatggaagaaatcggataatagccacgcccacctcccatacaaaggttatgttcaaaatcactaaaagtgcgttaaccgactaacaaaaaacgtcagaaacactaaattttacggaagaaatggcagaaggaagctgcacccagcctttttttaaaaattgaaaatgggggtggcgccgcccacttatggaccaagaaccatatctcaggagctactagaccgatttcaatgaaattcggtacataatattttcttaacaccctgatgacatgtacgaaatatgggtgaaatcggttcacaaccacgccttcttccaaaataacgctattttgaattccatctgatgccttctctgtataatacgagtatatacattaggaaccaatgatgatagcggaataaaactttacaaaaatacggtatttgaaaaatatgtaaatgacgtattatgaaatctcgataatcactttaccatgcgagagtataaaatgttcggtgacacccgaacttagcccttccttacttgtttaatattaatttgtacGTTTTTCCTTCATCACGCAGTTTTTTTACCAATCGATGCTCTTCATTTACGACCCattctaaatattttcttcttttcagtTTATGGTGCTGAAAGGATTATAGAATTACCAATACTCCAACACCAATATATGTGTTACAACCAAaacctgtaaacttatgaaagtgatgttacgttattttgcattttaggtgacgatatatgccttataaatttttctgggaatggaaattcaaatgtcatataatttttgataatccAACTGCTTCTACTCGGGAATTTCATCTTGGTATATTTCAGCTATTTTCCTTTTGTTTCTGCAGCTTATAAAGGCAGTCTGCATTAGAAGTACTATCTCACTTCCAGGTTCCATTGAAATATtaagttgtcaaatatctccctccGCCtctttgtcttttgaatttcgcggctatgtctaaagcgctacagagctcgtatctggcaatacaaTATATCTTTgactttgaaaggtcttgacataacctacaaatcgacgctatgcatgattagtttggatattgcgttcaacagttatagacgtgtaaacttgaagttcactaacgccgaaattctcgctttttaaacttttcctCCGTCAAAAGCAAATCCggtagagaaacgttccgtgagattaatggtgttttgggggatggtactctatcacttcgaactgcggaggaatggtttcgacgattcagagcgggtgataACGACAAGCCGACGGAAGACTTGTGACGACATATACCGATGAAATCaaggaaaacatcgagttagactggcatgtggcatctcgcgacatcgcccagaagatgggagttagctaccaaaccattttaaaccatctgcagaaggctggatacacaaaaaagcttgatgtttgggtgccgcatgatttgacgcaaaaaaccttctggaccaaCGCCTGCGATAgcgctgaaacggaacgaactcgacccatttttgaagcggatggtgactggtgACTAACGAtgaaaatggatcacatacgacaaaaTCAAGCGAAAATGGTCGTGGttgaaggccggtgaatcgtcccaaacggTGGCCAAGCCGGAATTGACggtcaggaaggttttgctgtgtgtttggtggtattggaagggaatcatccacaatgagctgctcccatatggccagacgcgcAATTCTGCCATCTattgcgaacaactggaccgtttgagcaggcgatcgaccagaagcgtccagaattcgCCAACAGGatgggtgtagtgttccaccaggacaacgccagaccacataCTTCGTttatgactcgtcagaagctacgagAGCTTGGATGgtaggttttatcgcatccaccatatggccgggacatagcgccaagtgattactgCCTGTTCTTGTCCATAGCGAACGCCCTTGCTGGTGTAAAGTTGATCttaaaagaggcttgtgaaaagtggctgcccgagttcttcgcaaataaggaggggggcttctCCGATCAaagtaacactttttataaagcattgaacaAAGAgtaaaaaagcggaagggagatattttacaacctccatttttttttcaaactttataaattttgtgtttttgccaGTCATCATAcgaaaaattagtgaaatccTCTATAAATACTGAattcaataatataaaataataccaaagttgtttttttaactacatatatgtaagttccTTGGTTCCCCGGTTCCCTGCTTTCATTGCCAATTCTCTAACCTATTTAATGTCTTAATTGCATAGTCTGAAAGCATCTCAATAAACCCTGAAGTATAGACTCGAAGTCCTTGAAGATCCGAAAAGTATAGCTAATGGAGTGGACATAAATCTCGTTTACTTCGTCGATATAGACTTTGTATCTTCGAAAAAAGTCTAGTTTTTTTATCCCATTTGGAATCATTCGTATATAGAAGTTCTAAGATGAGAGTGCCGATTTGTAGCTAACTTTATAGGGTTAGGTTATGCTATATTGACCGACTGTCATGCCATACATAGACTTACTGGTTCTTAGTAATACCAGACTGAGGCTCACTTTAATTTGTGCTAAAGTACGGAGCTCTTGCATAAGATCTTGGCGATTCCTTATGTCTTTAAGGGAGAGAGATGGCTCACAATGATTCGCCGGTTCAGTTATTCGGAAATTTGATTATGTTTCGTTATTAGCGATCCTCGTATTTCCTGTACTGTTTCGCTAATCAGACGGAtggcacttttggcaatctcattaTCTTTTCGTTCCATGGAATCCCTCTGTGGTCTGGAAACCAGTATGTAAGCAGCCATTTTCCCGCAGTCACTACATCTACTGCCTTCTTAACCGCTTAAACTTCCGCCTAAAAGATACCGCAGTATTCCGGAAGCTTGTAGTATCACTTGAGATCTAGCTCCGGGCAATAGATTTCGACACTCACGCCTTCAGCCATTTTAGATCCCCTGTGTAGTTGTTATAAGTTCCGTTGGCAAATCGTAGAGCCATTCATCCTCTTTCAGTGTGATATTATAGGGAGTTTAGGTTACAATTTTTGAGTGCCGATTTAttcttttataattcaaaatcgCTAAATTTGATTCCAAAATGTTGAACCAAAGATTTTATGACACacaatttacaaatacaaacaaaaactaatatacatacttatatacttatatacgagTCCACAAGCTCTTCCTATGCTCAAACAAATCACGTTACGCTACTTCTTCAATTactttgtatacttttttattgaattgtAAAGCATGAAAAAATACACAGTAATTATATTTGAATACATTGTGGTTACTATGTTAGAATAGCATACTGTCTtttgattgaaaaataaaactaatagtGAACTCTTTGCTGAACTCATAGaaagcaacatacatacatatttacatatgtgtatgtatgtatgtatatacatatgtatgtatctctatgtaaaattatatattattacaaacaACGATACAGATATCCTGCTGTAAGCGGGTCTTGGGGTAATGAAGTCCCTTTAGGTTATAGATACTGGTTATTATAAGCTATTGCAACCAAGCATTGATGAATCATAGTTTTAGGTCGCTTTTGAAATAGCTTAATTTCGCGCATCGTTCAAAATCGTATACCCTCGCTTGACTTCGCTGTTGCGgtgctgacatacatacatacgtatatacatatgtaccatatagtATAATCATAAAATTTGCTATTATCGATTAAGATATAAATGACAAACATTCCGTAAATTTAAGGCACACATACAAGCGcccacaaatacatacatatacatgtataaaacatatatgtatgtatgtgtattaaatatgaaatgtgtgcatatgtgtgtatgcgcttACGTCCGTATTATGGAGTTGTTATGAATGTCTTCATGCCGTAAATATAAAGAATTCATTGAGATATAAAGAGAAGCTATCCCAAAACGCAACTGAAAGCATTGCAGAGGAGCATTATTTTCCATTGAAAGTTGCTCAGAGTGTGCGcccatttaaatacatacatatattgtattttgCATACTTGCATACACTAGCGAACATAAAAATGTAGTAAAGCTGATATTTTTATTAGGTATGCagatatattatgaaaaaatatataagagatgagagaattttacaaattttaataaagaaaataaacaataataaacgtATATATAATTGTTTACTCTAACGTCCATATTGCAgttgaaaaatatatgatttctttgaaaaatttgcaatttgtataaaaatgtcaCTGAAAGCAGGCTTTCTACTAATTTTTGGTGTGATGAGTAAGAATCAATTTTTATATGCGTGTGAAAGGCAAATAAATTGTACGATCGCTTTAAGACCAAACATTAAgtcacttaaaaaaatatttagaaaataatttttaaagctgTTTATATAAGAATCACTTAACATAATCACAGAACACTCCGCTATCTGGAAAACCTCATCTGCCAGATATGTACACTAGCATATACTTAAGTAGCATAGGTTGAGTTAACCATGTGTCGCCAAGCGTGGATATGTActcttataaatatgtatttatgaacgCGTGTGAtttttatgtatgaaaatatgtatgtaattgggTGTTGAAAATGCAAGCAATTGATTCCAATTAAAAACAAGTTCGCAAATCGGTGCGGTCAAGTGCGAATATGAGGCGCACTACGACGGTGGGGAGCTGACGGAAGCGATctacaaaaaataacatatcaaattttaaatatagaataaatattaaatatataaatatcatatTATAAAATCTCGATTTGTGTATGGTGGTGTTTGACGGTATAAAAGTGCAGTTGTGTGCTCTTAACAAAGATTCtggtcaaaaaaaattgtggagattgtgatttaaatatatttttaatgttggtGAAGTtgaattgtaaattaaatatatatttttttatgtttaaaatgtTGTGTTCAAATTATTTTGCTATTTGTGAGTTAGCTGTCATTTGGAAGTTGACGTTTGACAGTTGATTTTTGATTTATCAAAGCTATCTTGGCGTTTGACAGTTAACTTTTGACGTAATAGCTTTGACAATTAATAATTAACGTTCGATATTTGGcgtttttttaagttattataaCATTTGGCAGTTGATTTTCGCATAAGTTCGCGTTATCTTGACATTTTTGCTTTCGTTTAAGCTATTTTGACGGTTGACATTTGGCAGTTGATTTTTTGATTCGTCCAAGTCATCTTGACGTTTGACAGTTGATTGATTACATTCGTTCAAGTTATTTTGACAAGTGGCAGCTAACTTTTGACGTTTGAGGTTTAACATTAGAAAATTGACTTTTAACATTTGACTATTGATactatgtatttgtaatttgaCACTTAgtgttttataatttcaattttgtttttaagttaagTTGGTGTTGatatatataagattatgaCTTATTTTGTGTTGgttaaatcaaagaaaatttagttaaatatttttcagagcAATATAAATTAGTTTTCATAATCTCCAAACCGATAAAGTGTTGGCTGGGGaatcttatttattattatttagattTCTATTGCTCAAAATATGAGCTTTTCTAACgttttataacttaatttcGTTGTCAACTGTCATGtcatatagtatagtatatatgtagaacTAAACGATTTGCttcaattcaaatttaattttttataactttaataaacaatttgcattttcattCAGAGAAATCTTGCGGTTTCGCGGATATTAATGCattttcttatcaaataaatttggatatctttaatatttcggttttatattaagaataatgaaataaaagtttCCAGACTTCCCATACAAATGGATTTGAACTACAATTTTAACTTTACTTAACTgtttttgtttggaaattttcatTAGCCACTAAGTGTGCtcgatttttctatttttttttttcaagtgaattttaaatattttattttttaaatttaattcttaaattgctcttactatttttcaaaaaatgctaaaaaactCCTCCTATACTATTTCTAATGTGTATTTTCAATCTCTTTAGTGCAGTTCAGttacttattttgaaaataaaatgaagtaaataaaatagcaTGAATTCACATTGCTTCCAACATTTATCTCCACGCCATTAGTGTTAATAACTTGAACAAATAACAGTAAAGGCTGTCTGCGTTTATTGCCATTCTAATACATTTTAGCTACATTTGTTGTTAAGCTAATAGGAACATTTAACATtatatataaccaaaatatat
Proteins encoded in this region:
- the LOC120769220 gene encoding cytochrome c oxidase subunit 4 isoform 1, mitochondrial; the protein is MALRGFSMSMQRQLLKQLLKNTQTGSIASVHTLDKIGNREIVGYGWNGTACYADRTDYPMPAIRFREPNNEIKALREKEKQDWKKLSPEEIKALYRASFCQTFAEIQAPTGEWKQHLGIGLIFVSMAIWIAVLMNLFVYDDLPVTFDDEHKKAQLKRMLDLEVNPVTGLASNWDYENKKWK
- the LOC120769177 gene encoding uncharacterized protein LOC120769177, producing the protein MFKGDTMLLCYLLVSSQLISVLPQASDSSRSPEAFKDAQLKTESAASTNAYNNANNNIIIAHGENTSSNSDNNNNSGNKVYADEWSDRDKLLFYTLEQFALLSNFTVEHGTEVLRNVLKDAATLMEPTASLLAHLGNFSDYVARADNVKKMGEDEKVGELYDMVVLFTELVERHNTTALGNATTENMYLEMSLKKNGLDKLQVDFLERFLVFSEKFNARVDSYLTKLTAEQRASERKMIEWQHAFNAETDAEKKVEIFAKFFELYA